CAGCAGGGTGGCAGGTGGGCAGGGATCGGGTTCAGCGCATCTGGCGTCGCGAGGGGCTGAAGGTCCCGCAGAAGCACCGGCCGCGCAGCCGGCTTTGGCTGAATGACGGCTCGTGCGTGCGGCTACGGCCGCTCCACCGCAACCACGTCTGGAGCTTCGACTTCGTGCAAGCGCGGACCCACGACGGACGCTCGCTCCCGGTCCTCACGCTGATCGACGAGCATAGCCGGGCTTGTCTGGCGCTGAAGGTGGCGCGACGCATCAACAGCGTCGGCGTGATCGAGACGCTGGCCGACGCCATGTGCCTGCACGGCATCCCGAAGCACATCCGCTGCGATAATGGCCCTGAGATGATCTCGAAGGCGCTGCGCAAATGGGTCGCCAAAGCTGGCTCGCAGATCCAGTACATCGCACCCGGCTCGCCGTGGGAGAACGGGTACTGCGAGAGCTTCAATGGAAAGCTTCAGGATGAGTGCCTGAGACAGGAGATTTTCTACTCGCTGAAGGAGGCACAGATCGTGATCGGTCTTTGGCAAACTACCTACAACCGCGTCCGGCCGCACTCGTCCCTGGGCTATCGGCCGCCCGCGCCTGTCAGCTACCCGGATCTGGCCTTCCGGCTACCCATGGCAGCGGCCATGCAGTAGCCTCCCACTCGGCTCGGTCCAAAATACCGGTCAGGTCACAGGGCTATGCGCCCAACCTCGTGGCAGCGTTCTACCTCCCAGCGGATTTGGGACAGGATCCGCCGTCGAGCTTGAGAGTCAGGAAGGTCTGCCCATAAGCGTAGCAGCTCTTTTGCACTTGTGAGGTCGCTTTCGGGCTCAGCCTGCTGGAAGAATGTCTCGGGCGAGCAGCCAAGCGCCTCAGCGATGTGATGCAGCGCGGCCGCTGCACCCGTGCCCGGCCGATCGCTCGGATCGTCGTCTCTGCGTGTCATGTTCGGGCATCCCGGAGGCCAGGCTACCTACCTCGTGGATGACGAGGCCGCTCGAACACACGTTAGATTTGCGCTGCCGGCTGATCCACGCCGCAATCAATTCTCGGGTGGGTGCCGAGCTGCTACCTCATGGCCACCTTGCGCACCTCGGCGAGAAGAGCTTGGCGCACAGCGGGATCCTCGATCTTAAACCAGAGCCGGACGAGTTCGGCCATCTCATTCGGGTAGGACTCGAGGTGCGCGGCCCGCGTGAGTGTCTCGACGGGACATCCGAGGCTCGTGGCGATGCGGCGAACCGCGTCATGACCACGCTGGCGACGGCTCGTGGAAGCGACTGATCCCCATGCTGGATGACGCATGATCGACCTCTCAGACGCGCAATTCGCTCTCCTGAACACAACTTATGTCTGTGCGGAGGATCTGCCTAGCACCTATCGCGCGAGAACCTTCAAGCGCAGGTAGGCGTGCAGTGAGCATCGGTGCCGACGATGACGAGTTCGACGAGATGGTCGATGCCTGCCGCAAAGCGCACGAGATCGTGTCGGAGCACGGAACACTCGAGATGCAGGCATTCACCAAGGCGCTGCTGCACGCGTTAGCGAAAGAAGCGGCACGCCGGTCGACCTCGGGTAGGGACGGGCATGACGCTTGATCAGGCCCCCGGATCTACGCTGCGCCACCAGACCGACGCTGTAGGCCGGCCGGGTGTCTACAGAGCTATTGACGCTGTCCAAGCTGCTCGAACTGCCGGATGAACCGCTCGGGTGTCGCCTGCCACCGAGCTCGCACCCGCTCGCGTTCGGTTGCCCGCCAGTCGCGCGGCGTCAATCCGAAACGTGCGCGGAAGCTGCGGCTGAAGTAGGCCGACGTGCTGAAGCCGTGCCTCTCGGCCAGGCGAGCCACGCTCCTCATCTCCAGCGGATCGGCGAGTGCACCATGCAGTGCCAGCAACCGCTGCTCGTGCAGGTAAGCTCGAACCCCGCCTAATCGGCCGAACAATCGGTAGAGAGCCGAGCGCGACACCCCCAACTCCAACGCGATCGCGGCCGGCGTCAGATCCGGATCGGCCATGCGCGCCCGTATGTGCCGCTCAGCGAGCACAAGCAGCCCGCGGTCGAGTTCCCTTCTCTCTAAGACATCGGAGGCCCGCGAGCGGTCGAGGATGCCGCGCAGGAACGCGAGGAGTTCGGTCCGTAGCGCGGGTACCTCCGCCATCTCAGTGTGGGCGAGCTGACGATAGAGTGCTGTCAGCCGCGCCGTCAGAAGGCGGTTACGCACGGGGTCGAAGCGCACGCTGCGCCCCTCAAGGTCTAAGCCCGACAGCAGTGCGCGCGGCACGATCAGCCCGAGTGTGTCGGCGGCAGCAAACTGCAGATCGAGGGTCCGCCTCCGATCTGACAGCGCGACGGTGCCCGGCCCGCAGGTAGTGTTCGTATCCTCGACCAGCCCCGAGAAACCGCCAGTGCGCCAGAGCTGGAACGTGATGTGATCTGGGGTGGTCTCGACCCGCCGGCGATCGCGCGTGATGTGTTGGGTGGAGAACAGCGTGCGGTTGGCGATGAGGTCGCCGAGTGGATAGACGATGGTGCTGCCGCCAGGCTGACGCAGACCGTGAGCGCTTGGGCGTATGTCGTACATCGGCGCCATGAGGCGGCGCCACGTCTCAAAGCCGACCTCTGCCGGCAGGGTGGTGGTGTCGATGTAGAGCGACGGCAGGCGCGACATGCAACAAGGACTATCGCCCCTTCGGCGGAGTCAATGCCTATAAGCTCACCAATTGCTTATCCCTTGAGATATCCACCTCCCGAAACAGTGACGCAGGGCTGATGACCGGCTGCTTGCGAGGGGCTTCCTCAGCGAAAGAGGGGCTTCGGCATGGTCCGCCACTCATGCCAAGACCAATCTTAGGATATGTCATCTGGCGTACAATAAATCTCTGGTGCTTCTGAACTACTGCGATTTATTATAAAGCAATACTAAGAAACAATTTTGTCCAATATGTCATTTTAGCCCGAGACACGCACCCGCCGCACAGATATTGCTCGCAGCAAGCTCTACAGCATGGAGCCACGAGGGAGGCCGATGTTTCGGATGTCCGTGTTTGCGCGGGCGTTCAGTGGCACCCTGGAGCGATCCTTGTCCAAGCGCATACCAAAAAACCGAAAGACTGCTCGTTCCAAGCTGGGCTCCGAACAGGTCACGCCCGTTCGGCGCAGAACGCCGCCGAAGGCGGCTCCGGTCATTGCACACTCAAAAACACCCTTGGCATTTGGCGGCATGGTCCACGCGGTGATCCGTGACCGGTGGCAGTCGAACCGTCCCTTCGCGGGGCATACAGAAGACAGTTTGCGCCGGAAGGTTCGAAGCCCGGCGATCGCGAACCACATCAAGGAGCAGGCTCAGCGCGAACTGGCGTTGCGAGAGGGCCTTATATGGCTATGAGGCGATCGCCCACGATTGGGTTGTTCAGATCCGTGGACACCGAGCATGAGTGAAGCGGTTCAACGCACCTCGGTGAGATCGAAGCGTGCTTCGCCGACAGCAACGAATCTGTTCGATCATTGTTTATTATATTTAATTAACCAATATTGCCGCATGAATTGAACCTCCTCGCTGCGGTCCGCATAATTACATATCTTCTATGGGCACCAAAAGCAGAGGAGATATTCGATGTCTCATTGCATTTTTGTCCGCGAATGTATTGGTCCGAAAAACCGCCCTCCCGTTATGCTGGCATACGACATCTCAGATCGCGCAGATGCAGAGGCGATCATCCAGAGCATCGCACAATCATATTCTTCAAACGGGATTGATCTGAGCAGTGGAGTGCATTGGTTTTATCACGGGGATAGGCGGCATGAGATCTACGCCTGGCCACAGGGCTGATCTGCCGCCGTTTCACGAGCCTGATCTGCCGACCAAATTGAGGAGCGTTATGCCGGCCGCAGCGAGTACGTTCCCGCGGCCGCCCCAACGCATCGGTGGGACATGGATCACGATCGCATCGGCCGGGACTTCCGGAAGGGTGACCTCGGGCGCCTCGGCCTCGCGGTCCTGATCGCCGCCGCGCATGTAGACGACCTTGCTCCCATCGTGGTTCTCGGGCGCGGCCAGCGAGGGCTCAGCGTCGGCGCCGGCCTCGTCGTCCGCATCGCCGTCCATGCGATCGAGCACGGCGATGATGCGGTCGGCCGCGTCGAGGGCAGTCTGTGCCGCCTCCTCGAGGCTGGCGCGTAAGTCGGCCCCAGCGAGCGGCGGTAGGGCCTCCGAAGCGGTTGGTTTCGGACGCGGGGTGAAGGTGAGCACGTCGCCCATGGGATCAGGTCTCAGGATGTGATGGGAAGGCACGGCGGGATCCGGCCGGGGCGGTACGCACGGATACGGGAAGGCGGGAGGGATCAGACCCCTCCGTTCCCTGTCTCGGCCTCGACAGCAGCGAGCGAGGCCAAGAGGAAATCGCCGAAAAACTCCTGCTGCGCCTTGGCTCGCCAGTCGGCGCCGAAGGTGAGTTCCGCCTGGTAAGCCGCATGCCGGACGAGCGCGGCACGGCCCTCGGCAGTGCTCGGCACGGTGGCCCAGACCGCCGCGCGGGTGGCTCGTTGATCCCGCTCGATAACCTCCTCTTGGATCCGCTCGGCGTCCGTCATGCGGCGGCCGGCGGCGGACGCGGCAAAGGCCGTCATCGCAGCCTCGGCACTCTGGCTTGAGGCGATGGCCGCGAGAACAGGATCCGGAGTGCGAGGAGCCGGAGCGTCCTCGTCCGACGCCACGGGGTACTCATCCGCATGAGCCAGGGCGAACAGCTCCCCGATGCGCAGTTCGTGGGTGATCTGGGCGAGGTGGAGCTCCCGCTCGCTGGCGATGGGCTGCAGGCGGGCGAACTCGGCCACGGTGATCTCGCCGGCCTCCATGGCTCGGAGCAGACCCCGCGTGGTCCAGGCGCCGCCTGTCGGGTGGTTCAACTCGGGGCAGTCGTGGAGCGGTAGGGCCCGGATCGAATGCTGATGGCAGGCCGCGCGCCAGGCGGCCTTCGCCTCCGCGCTACCGGGCGCGAGCTGCGGAGTCGTGGGGCGACGGGATGCGCCGACACTGGCACGAGCCGAACACTCCGCCCGCTGACGAGGTTTCAGCAGACGGTGACCTACAGGGCCTGACGCGCTTCTTCGCGGGCTTCCGGACCAAGGATCAGTCGTGACTTACACCGTCCAGCAGCTCGCTCCCGGCAGCTACGACGTCCTGCTGGATGGCGCCGTCGTAGCGTCCCTTGTGCGTGAAGTCGACCGCGGCGGGACAGCGCGGGAATGGCTTGTCGACCTCCTCAATGAGCTATCGCCTGCCGAGCGACCTGAGCCCTTCACGGCCCAGCAGCACGCCTTCGACACGCGTGCAGAGGCGCTGGAGTGGCTTGGCATTGAAGAGTCCGACGCAAACTCCGAGCCGACCGGATGAACGTCATCATAGGCCGGATGCTCGCCATCGGCGTGGCGGTGGTGCTCGTGAGCGTCGAACGTGCGCTTGAAGCTGCGGGTTTGAAGTACGCCTTCGAGGACTGTGCCGTCGCGGCTTTCACGGCAGCCATCGTGGTGGTGGCCGCGGATCTACAGGCATGACCGCCGGCCTTTCCATCCTCGAGAACCGCGGCGGGGCGGGATCGGGTTTCGGGAGCGGAAGGGACCAATCTGGCGCCAGCTTCGTTGTGCGTCGTCGGACCATTCCGCTCAGGGACCAAACGTGCGCAGCCTGATCCTCGCTTTCGGCCTCGTTACTATCGTCGCGCCCACCTTGGCGCAGGCGCCCAACCGCGGCAACGCAGACCTACAAACCAACTGTGCGGGTGACGCCCTCGCATTCTGCGCCGGCATTGATCCGAACAGCCCGCAGATGGACGCCTGCTTTAAGAAAAACCTGAGCCGGATGTCCCCGAATTGCCGTCGTGCCATCGACGCCTACGAGAAGGCCGGCGGTAGGTAGCAACTCGACGATCGGTCACAACCCGACTGCCGCGAAGGGAGCGAACCTCAGTTCCATCGGCAGAAGGGATAGATCACCGAGCCAAGCCGTTAGCGCATCAACGAATTCCTCCGACCGGGCATCCAATATGCGAAGCGTCATCCTGGCACTCGGCCTCATCGCCGTCGCGACTCCCGTGCTTGGGGCTCCAGATGCGTCGGCCTCAAAGCGTGGGAATAAAGATCTGAAGACCTACTGCTCCGGCGATGCGGTCACGTTCTGCAGCGGCAATGATCCGGACAGCCCGGAGATGGACGCATGTTTTAAGAAGAACATGGACAAGATTTCGGAGAACTGCCGGCGTGCGATCACGGCCTACAAGGGTGGTGGGGGCAAGTAGCGCCTCCACCTTGCTTGTGAGACAGACACCCACGCCGAAACCGCTCGGCCATAGGAGTAGACGAGGGTGATCACGGGCCCGCAGCTTCTCGCGGCACGGTTCTCCGTAGGCTTAGCGCCAGCGGAGCTAGCCAAGCGTGCCAAGGTGCCTCTGAGTGTCCTGGCGCGAGCAGAGGGCAGCCCAGGCGAGCCGGCCGTCACCACCGCACAGCTCAACGCTCTGATACAGGTCCTGCGCGCTGCCGGCGCCAGCTTCCCGCCTGCCGATCCGCACGTGGGCGTTTCAATCCGTGGCCCGACCGCGGGTCGCTGTTGAGGCCCAACAACGGTACTTCGTCATACACTACACCATTCGCGATCAGTTCCCGGTGCGTGCCGATGGCGGCTGCATCATCGGCAGACCAATCGGGCCTGTTGCTTGCAACGGCGCTGAACCGCACCCACCCACGTCAGCACTCGGATTGCACGTCGTCAAACTGGACCACGAAAGGACCAGTGAGCCCTCACGCGGCTACGGCTAAGCTCGTATGCCGCCTTTCGGACACGCCAGCAGTCTCGGCACTGCTCCCGCCGAACAGATGTCGGTACAAATCTGCCGGGGTCCGAGCCGGGCCGCTTCCATCCGCGATGAGCACATCCGCCATCCCGGCGGCAATCAGGCTCATGCCCTGATCCAGCGCGTTCAGCAGAGAGGCGTGCTGGAAGGCGAACCGGCGCGCAGACTCACGGGCGGTGACGGTGAAGCTCACGGATGATGATCCCAATACGGTCACGGAGCGCGACCGATCGGGCGCTGCCGCTTACCTGTGGTTGCGATAGGGGAAGAGAGCGAAGCGAAGCCCTTGACGAGCATCGCGTCCCACGCGTCATCGTCAGCGATAACGACTGTCTGTTGAAGAAATCGTGTTCAACTTGCGGCTGCGGGCACACCTGCCAGCGACTCACCGTGTGAACTTCGTTTGCGGACCGCGCGGGGCCGCTACTTCACCGTGCGCCACTTCACGGGTGGCAGGGCCTCGCCGGGCGTGGTCGCGTCCCGCTGGTAGAAGGTCCGCCGATCGCCGGTCACGACCTCGGCGACATCATCGATCGCCTCAATCACCTTCGAGGTCGCGTTGTAGAGCGGGCCCTGCGGCGTGGCCCTCGTGAGGACTAGGACGCACTGCTGCCGCCAGCGCCGGACCTCCTCCAGAAAGGCGACCTCCTCGGCCCGCACGAAGACGCCTCGTCTCGCCATTCTGCCGCTCCGCCCGCACGATGAGCAGATAGAACGGGGCGCGAACATAGCTAGCGGGACGATGGAGAACGTCAGGTGGGTCACCCGCGTCCAGCGTCGACGCCGCTCGGCCCTCACCAGTTCGATACCCGCCTGGGTCATGCTCAAGGTCCTAGGATTACTCCTATGACCTCAGCCTCAAAGGGCCAGCTCACAAGGCGGCCTTCGCCGGATGCGTACCGTTCTCAACACCCGAGGCTCGGATCAGGGAAAGGCCTGCCCGATCCGCCGGCGCGGGCTTTTTCAATCTGAGGCGCCTGACCCTCTCCGGCCAACTTCACCCTGGCGCTCAGGCTCAAGTCGCATCATGCCTTGTCATCGAACGATTTGGACAAGGACAGACCGTGCCGCTCCTCGAGCTCAGCTCGGCCGGCATCGGTGATGCGGTACTCGACGTTCTTCGTATCCGGATCCGTTCGCCCCGTGGCTATGACCAATCCCAGCACCTCCATGCGACGCATGTAGCCGCTCACCTGATAGAAGCGGGCGCCGGTCTCGGCGAGCGTGCGAAGCCGGTAGAGGCTTCCAGGCGGGAGCTTGTACATCGTCCGCCAGTGTATCGATTGTCGGCTGACGCGTCAGGGATGAGGGCTCAGCATCTGCCGGTAGCCATGCTGAAGGTGTTTCGCAGGGCGTATCAGGTGGTTCACCGAACCGGCATGGCCCGCTTGTGTTTGCGACAGAGGGGCCCCTGATCCAGGAGGCGTGAGTGTCACGCTACTTCATCAGCACGGCCATCGGTCACGAGGTTCAAGACGAGGAGGGCGTAGAGCTACCGAGTTACGATGCTCTGCGCACTATCCTCCGTCACACGCTGGCGGCGATCCTCCATGACGAGGCGGAAGAAAGTGGAGAGACCGACCTTACAGCACGCGCCTACGACGAGGACGGTCGGTTGGTGATGCAGGCACGAGCCAGCTTCTCCGTCACGGATCAGTAGTACACCGTCTGGCTCAACGCTGCGGCATGCGCCGGATCGAGTCGACGTGTTCAGGCGATAGGTCAGCCTCGAAGGCTCCGTGGTGGCGCGCCTCCGCCCGCCTCATCTCCGCGCGGCGCACCTGTTCGGGCACGACCTTGGTGCCGACCGCCCCTGTCGTCAGCGGAGCATTGCGGTTCGGCCAATCTTCCAGACGGCGCGCCTTCGCGGATTTCTGGTCTCCGCAGCCATCACAAACCGACACCAGCCAGGACTGCCAGAGTCCGTCAGTCTTCTCCTGTGCCGACTCCGCTCGTTCACGGTGCGCCGACGCCAGCTCGAAGGTGTTCAGATCCGACTGTTTCTTCGGTTCGGTCGCTGCACGAAGCTCATCGAGCCGAACGTCGGGCTTTTGCAGAGGCGCCCTTGTTGGAAGAGCGCCTGTTGCGCTCGGATCGGGCCCGCAGCCGATACAGATGCTTCTGCCGATCTTATCATCCGTCGCCTGACGAGATGTCCGGCGCTCGATAGGCTTGAACGATGTAGGGCTGGCATCACGGCTCGGTGGCTTTGTCTGCCCGACCGTAGTGGTGTTTGGTGCCTTTTCAGCGGAGAGCGGGCCACCGCCGGTTCCGGTAGTGCCTGTCTGAGCCGAGAGGGGCACTCCGCATAATATGCAGAGCACGAGACTGGCAGGAAGAGCGCGAAGGTCTGTCATGGCCACCTCCATGACCTGTCAATTGCTTGAGGTGGATCCAGTTCTGTACCTCTTAAGGATAGGCTCTAAGGCTCACACGCTGGTGAGATCTGGCGCTCCCCCGCCCCGTGAGCAGATCGGGTCGGGGCCGAGTGGACGGTTAGCGGACCGGCAACCATTCGGCCGTATCCCGCCGGCACGTCCGAACTTCTCGCCCGCCGTCGCCTCCTGGCGCGACCAGATCGAGCCTTTGAGCCAGTCGGTTGCACATGGCATATGAAGCCATGACCTACCGCGTTGAATTTCGCCGAGATGGCGCTGTTATCGGCGAGGCCGAGGGCCTCGAAGATCGTACTGCGGCCAAGCGGCTCGCAGAGGCAGAGATTGCCCAGCGCGACGCCGAGATCGCGCTCGTGATCGACGTGGACGGAACTGGAATGGAGGTCGCGTCGATCAGGCTGGATGCCATGAAGTGGGATGACGAGTAGGCGCCCCACGGTGCACCTGTTCGGCGTCCGTCCGGAGCACGCAGCTTCCTGCGTGTGGAATATGCCAACGCCTTGATGGCCAACGGCTCAGAACCGTCGCTCGTCAGCTCGCTCGCTTGGCACTCCAACTCCCGCTGCACTCCACCAAGCCGCCCGACGTGCGCCACGTGCCACTGCCGCTGCCCTTTGCGGTCAGGCTGCCGGCGATCGGCACCTTGTTCGAGCCCTGGGTGATCGTGGCCTGCACGGTGCCGCCGGCCGACACGCCACCATCAATGTCGACTTCCTCTCCGGGGATTGAGGCGTCGCTGTCCTTAATCTGCACCCGGTAGCTCGTGCTGGCCGAGCAGGGGCCCTCAACCGTGGTCGCCACGATCGTCCAGGCGCCGTCGAACTGGTTCGGTACCTGCACCTTCTTCGTCGCGGCATCCGCTGGGAGGAGGGCGCCTGCCGCCAGGCAAGCCGCGAGGATCAGGGTAGGGGTACGTGCCACAGATGGCTCCGGCGATTGCGAGGCCAGAGTGACCACGCCCACGGAGAACAGAGGCTGCAGCTAAATAGTTTCAGAGAGCCATGAGCAAGAGTATCGATCGGCGCCTGAATTTTTCTGGCCCGCTCATCCGCAACAGCAGGCCTATTGTATCTATCATTTGATGGGTACTACGCAAAAGTCGATTGCTTTCAGGAACCCAGTCGAGCGTCGTGGGCTTTCGTCAGCCATGCGGGCGATCAGTCCGTGGTCCTAGGGAGATCTCGCATGAAGATGACTTTTGCGCTTGCGGCGGCTGCCCTGCTCAGCAGCGTCGCCCTCGGTGCCAGTTCGGTGTCAGCTGCACCAATGTTTGTCAGCGGCCTTCAGGCCGGCCAGTCTAGCGTCGCCCAGGTTCGCATGACGCACAGCGAGCGCATGATGATGAAGAAGCGGATGATGCGGAAGAAGATGATGCGCAAGCGGATGATGCACCGCATGTGAGGCACTTATCGCCAACCGGAAGGGCCCTTGCCGGGGCTCTTCCGACTTCACGGCTTTGTCTGATCAATGAGGCTGAAGCCTTGTCCCGCACATACAGGCTCGCGGCGGTGCCCTGCCCTTCGTACCCTGGGTGTTTCCGCTGGATCGTATCATCCTCGGATGGCATCTTCTCCGAGCAGTCGACCTATCCATACGCGACCAAAGCAGCGGCCATGATTGTAGGCCGGATCCGAATGGCCGATCTAAGTGGCGGACGGCAGGGAAAGGACCCGCTTACCCCCGGATCGGAAAGCCCATGACGACGGCGGTTTTCACCATCGTGCGGCGCAGCCCGGGCGTGGTGTCTTTGTCCGCGAGGAGCTTCTTGGCCTGCGGGTGCATCTCGATCGCCTTAGCCACGTCGACGGTGTGGCCCGACTTGAAGGCGAACGGTCCGGCGTTCTCATCCTTCAGATAGGCAGCGGTAGCCGCCTCGATCTCCTCGTCCGTCACCTCGGACTTCCGGCGCAGGTCGACGACGCTGGGGATCTCTTTTGCCATGCCGGAGGCCTACCGCGGCGCCCCTGCCCCGTCCATGACCTGCCTCAGCGCCCACTCATTCGGTGCCAGCCAACTGAGCCGGAACATCGCCGTTTGGACTCCGGTTACGGCTGCTCAACAGGGAGTGAGACCGATGGTCGATGTCGCGCAGATCCAGGAGCATGCCGAGGTAGTTGGCTCGGACGGGAAACACGTCGGAACCGTCGATCATATCGACAAGGGCGAGATCAAGCTGACCAAGAAGGACGCAGCCGCGGGTGGCCTGCACCACTTCATCCCGGTCGATTTCGTGCGCGCGATCGAGGGCGGAGAGGTTCATCTCGACCGACCAGCGGATGAGGTCATGCGCGAGTGGTCGACGTCCTGACATGTCCGCGTCAACGGCAGACGGAAGCTTCCGATGCTGGCCGGGCGGCCATATCATCACGGCTCGCTCGGTCTCGCGCACATCCCGACCGCGTCCGCGGCTGGTGTGTTAGAGATAAGGTCACAGCGTTGCGCCGCTATGGCGCCATCACACCACAGCACTGTCATGCTGTAGCACTACAGAACTATGATCGCTTTCTGCATCGGAATGCAATTGCCGGCACGCCCGAGCGCCAGTGGCAGATGCCCTACTAGGCGACGCCATCCTGTCGCGATGTAGAACCCCTCTGCCGCTGCGGCCGCATTCACCAACAAGACGCGGATGCCGAGCCGGTGTGCGCACTCCTCCACCTTGGCGTTCAAGATACGTCCATGGCCCTGCCCGCGATCGGGTGCGGCGATGGCTACGAGCCTCACGATGCCCGTACCGTCCCGAAGGTCGTCGAGCCTTGTTGTGCCGATGCCCCTTCCTTTGAAGATCTGCAGGAGCGGATGGTGATTGGGTAGCCGCTCTTCGGCGAGGGTCTCGTCATATCCGCTGAGACCCCGGTCCTCCCAGAGAACGGTGCGCCGGATGGCGTGATAGGTCCGCCAGTCAGCCTCGTTGGCGACGCGAATGAGGATGTGGGCCATTGGCTGAGGATACTAAGCGGCCGTCCGTTCTCCATTCATTGGGATACAGGTCGGCGCTCAAGCCGTGAAGCGGCGCGCTATCGTGCTGTAGCGCTACAGCATGACCGCGCTTTGGCGCTGTAGCATGATGGAGCCATAGCGCTTTCCTACTGTCACGCTTCCCTGCTACAGCGCGACAGCACTACGAGGTCCCATGCGCACGATCACACTCGTCACACAAAAAG
Above is a genomic segment from Methylobacterium sp. NMS14P containing:
- a CDS encoding IS3 family transposase (programmed frameshift) codes for the protein MRRGQKTSAEQVVLKLRQIEVQTAQGKSLSLACKEAEISEQSYYRWRKEYGGLQVDQARKMKDLERENARLRRLVADLSLEKQVLADVAFGKLVAPERCRQAVDGIREKYGLSERHACRIVGQHRGTQRYVPTVLTDEDELTRAIIALASEYGRYGYRRVTALLQAAGWQVGRDRVQRIWRREGLKVPQKHRPRSRLWLNDGSCVRLRPLHRNHVWSFDFVQARTHDGRSLPVLTLIDEHSRACLALKVARRINSVGVIETLADAMCLHGIPKHIRCDNGPEMISKALRKWVAKAGSQIQYIAPGSPWENGYCESFNGKLQDECLRQEIFYSLKEAQIVIGLWQTTYNRVRPHSSLGYRPPAPVSYPDLAFRLPMAAAMQ
- a CDS encoding helix-turn-helix domain-containing protein, which translates into the protein MSRLPSLYIDTTTLPAEVGFETWRRLMAPMYDIRPSAHGLRQPGGSTIVYPLGDLIANRTLFSTQHITRDRRRVETTPDHITFQLWRTGGFSGLVEDTNTTCGPGTVALSDRRRTLDLQFAAADTLGLIVPRALLSGLDLEGRSVRFDPVRNRLLTARLTALYRQLAHTEMAEVPALRTELLAFLRGILDRSRASDVLERRELDRGLLVLAERHIRARMADPDLTPAAIALELGVSRSALYRLFGRLGGVRAYLHEQRLLALHGALADPLEMRSVARLAERHGFSTSAYFSRSFRARFGLTPRDWRATERERVRARWQATPERFIRQFEQLGQRQ
- a CDS encoding 3',5'-cyclic-nucleotide phosphodiesterase; this encodes MRSLILAFGLVTIVAPTLAQAPNRGNADLQTNCAGDALAFCAGIDPNSPQMDACFKKNLSRMSPNCRRAIDAYEKAGGR
- a CDS encoding 3',5'-cyclic-nucleotide phosphodiesterase, which gives rise to MRSVILALGLIAVATPVLGAPDASASKRGNKDLKTYCSGDAVTFCSGNDPDSPEMDACFKKNMDKISENCRRAITAYKGGGGK
- a CDS encoding DUF6894 family protein; translated protein: MSRYFISTAIGHEVQDEEGVELPSYDALRTILRHTLAAILHDEAEESGETDLTARAYDEDGRLVMQARASFSVTDQ
- a CDS encoding heme utilization protein — encoded protein: MARTPTLILAACLAAGALLPADAATKKVQVPNQFDGAWTIVATTVEGPCSASTSYRVQIKDSDASIPGEEVDIDGGVSAGGTVQATITQGSNKVPIAGSLTAKGSGSGTWRTSGGLVECSGSWSAKRAS
- a CDS encoding DUF2171 domain-containing protein; this encodes MVDVAQIQEHAEVVGSDGKHVGTVDHIDKGEIKLTKKDAAAGGLHHFIPVDFVRAIEGGEVHLDRPADEVMREWSTS
- a CDS encoding GNAT family N-acetyltransferase, with the translated sequence MAHILIRVANEADWRTYHAIRRTVLWEDRGLSGYDETLAEERLPNHHPLLQIFKGRGIGTTRLDDLRDGTGIVRLVAIAAPDRGQGHGRILNAKVEECAHRLGIRVLLVNAAAAAEGFYIATGWRRLVGHLPLALGRAGNCIPMQKAIIVL